A window of Choristoneura fumiferana chromosome 8, NRCan_CFum_1, whole genome shotgun sequence contains these coding sequences:
- the PolD2 gene encoding DNA polymerase delta subunit 2 has product MLFRTQPDKSKSEDTFQPLELERHNVDYKDRSQRFYQVSRDFSKQYAHIYSARLNTFRNILDSVIFKKWSNKYKILKLCELREKDTTCIIVGTLFKLQELKPSILKQLSDQLEIIPQPSRTHFVHDSDTIVLEDELQRIKLVGDCIDVHKVVTGVVCAILGSEDEDGIFTIKDICWAGCNIQKPLPTLDSDKYIVLASGLNMASDASEHLFSLHLFVEWLAGMSGTAQYQEELSKIVRVIIAGGLFVSHSNEMTVTESNVISSVDSVDSFCAAVSSVAPLDIMPGCNDPAGVMLPQKPLHYCLFPKAMGYKSFNRVSNPYECEVAGFLCLGSSGEPLKDIMRYSKLDDPLEVMTKTLQWRHMAPTCPDTVPCTPCTDTDPFTIYNCPTLYFSGNCEEFATDLYEGDGGQRVRLVCVPDFCLTKTVALVNLANLECYSMSFS; this is encoded by the exons atgttattcagAACACAGCCTGATAAATCAAAATCTGAAGATACATTTCAACCACTTGAATTGGAAAGACATAATGTAGACTACAAGGATCGCTCTCAACGATTTTATCAAGTTTCTCGAGATTTTTCCAAGCAATATGCGCATATTTATTCAGCTAGGCTCAATACTTTCAGAAATATCTTGGAttccgttatttttaaaaagtggtCAAATAAGTACAAGATACTCAAATTGTGCGAGTTACGTGAAAAGGACACCACTTGTATCATAGTAGGCACGCTGTTTAAACTTCAAGAATTAAAACCTAGTATTTTGAAACAGCTTTCTGATCAATTGGAGATAATTCCTCAGCCATCAAG GACTCATTTTGTCCATGACTCGGACACCATTGTGTTAGAAGATGAATTGCAAAGGATTAAACTAGTTGGTGACTGCATTGACGTTCATAAGGTTGTTACTGGAGTTGTCTGTGCAATATTAG GTTCTGAAGATGAAGATGGCATATTCACGATTAAGGATATTTGTTGGGCTGGCTGTAACATACAAAAACCATTGCCTACACTTGACTCCGATAA ATACATTGTTTTGGCTTCTGGACTGAACATGGCTTCTGATGCTTCTGAGCACTTGTTTTCTCTTCACTTGTTTGTGGAGTGGTTGGCTGGAATGTCTGGCACTGCACAGTATCAAGAGGAGCTGTCCAAAATCGTCAGGGTAATAATTGCAG GTGGATTATTTGTGAGCCATTCAAATGAAATGACAGTCACAGAATCAAATGTCATATCATCAGTGGACTCAGTGGATTCTTTCTGTGCTGCTGTCAGTTCTGTGGCACCATTGGACATCATGCCCGGATGCAATGACCCTGCTGGAGTTATGCTACCTCAGAAACCTTTGCATTATT gtctcTTCCCAAAGGCAATGGGGTACAAATCATTTAACAGGGTGTCAAATCCTTATGAATGTGAAGTGGcag gttttctTTGTTTAGGCTCTTCAGGTGAACCCTTAAAAGATATCATGAGATATAGTAAACTTGATGATCCCCTGGAAGTTATGACGAAAACATTGCAATGGCGCCACATGGCACCAACCTGCCCTGACACAGTTCCATGCACACCCTGTACTGATACTGATCCATTTACTATATACAACTGTCCTACTTTATATTTTAGCGGTAATTGTGAAGAATTTGCTACCGATTTATATGAAG GAGATGGAGGCCAACGTGTAAGGCTGGTGTGTGTTCCCGATTTTTGTCTCACGAAAACAGTTGCTCTTGTAAACCTAGCTAACTTAGAATGTTACAGTATGTCATTTTCCTGA
- the Polr3H gene encoding RNA polymerase III subunit H: MFVLAEMKDVIRVTPEHFHQSLTESITTLLNRKLANKVVLNVGLCIALFDITHIGHSYIFPGDGSSHTEVKFRYIVFRPVLEEILIGKIRSCGREGVHVTLGFFDDVLIPVNALQHPSRFDETEQAWVWEYPKEDGEKHDLFMDAGETIRFRITSEAFEESLPTGPPGSDCPVQSVAPYKIVGGINEPGLGLLTWWEAPEADDDGDENEEQENQE, encoded by the exons ATGTTCGTGTTAGCAGAGATGAAAGACGTGATACGAGTTACACCAGAGCATTTCCATCAAAGTCTTACAGAATCTATAACTACTTTACTTAATAGGAAGCTGGCAAATAAG gttgTCCTAAACGTAGGATTATGTATAGCACTATTCGATATTACACATATAGGACATTCATATATTTTTCCCGGGGATGGATCATCACACACTGAAGTTAAGTTCAGGTACATAGTGTTCAGACCAGTACTTGAAGAGATTTTAATAGGCAAAATTAGAAGCTGTGGTAGAGAAGGCGTACACG TAACATTAGGATTTTTTGATGATGTTTTAATACCAGTAAATGCACTCCAACATCCATCTCGATTTGATGAAACAGAGCAAGCTTGGGTTTGGGAGTACCCCAAAGAAGATGGTGAAAAACATGACTTATTTATGGATGCAG GTGAAACCATCCGATTTAGAATAACTAGTGAAGCATTTGAAGAAAGTTTACCCACGGGTCCTCCAGGTTCTGACTGCCCCGTCCAATCAGTAGCCCCATACAAGATAGTAGGAGGAATCAATGAGCCTGGGCTTGGCTTGCTGACCTGGTGGGAGGCACCAGAGGCAgacgatgatggtgatgaaaatGAAGAACAAGAAAATCAAGAATAA